The Bryobacteraceae bacterium genome includes a window with the following:
- a CDS encoding ATPase AAA, whose amino-acid sequence MSSLTAPRSSFAPAIPQTFEELGIPQSLVIDLFLRRTMIEGFSTLESLSKALRVSIAIIDQVFRQLRQQQIVEVKGMIGNDYQFVLTQAGKQMAADRFQISQYAGACPVSLRDYTAATKRQAARVHIDRRSLRAAFSDLVVPDRLLDQLGPALISQNSIFLYGPSGNGKTSIAERMLRVYQDAVFIPYAVEVDNQIISLYDPVVHHKVELEDPDIDPRWVLCRRPCIVVGGELIPSMLELRLDESSGIYAAPLQMKANNGIFIIDDFGRQLMSPRDLLNRWIVPLDRRVDYLTLRYGVKFQIPFELMVVFSTNLDPSDLADEAFLRRIQNKIEIEPVQPQVFDMIFQRVVSTRNVPADYDSAEYLRKLCLSEGRTQLRACYPLDIINIITSICQYENRPVQVTKAELERAVHLYFARS is encoded by the coding sequence ATGTCTTCCCTGACAGCTCCACGCTCCTCTTTCGCCCCTGCCATTCCCCAGACCTTCGAGGAACTGGGGATTCCGCAGTCCCTCGTCATCGACCTCTTCCTCCGCCGCACGATGATCGAGGGCTTCAGCACACTGGAAAGTCTCAGCAAGGCGCTGCGCGTCTCCATCGCCATCATCGACCAGGTCTTCCGCCAGCTCCGCCAGCAGCAGATCGTGGAAGTCAAGGGAATGATCGGCAACGACTACCAGTTCGTGCTGACCCAGGCGGGCAAGCAGATGGCCGCGGACCGCTTCCAGATCTCGCAGTATGCCGGCGCCTGCCCCGTCTCGCTGCGCGATTACACCGCCGCCACCAAACGCCAGGCGGCGCGCGTCCACATCGACCGGCGCTCTCTCCGGGCTGCCTTCAGCGATCTCGTGGTGCCCGACCGGCTGCTGGACCAGCTTGGTCCCGCGCTGATCTCCCAGAATTCGATCTTTCTCTACGGTCCCTCCGGCAACGGCAAGACGTCCATCGCCGAGCGCATGCTGCGCGTCTATCAGGACGCCGTCTTCATCCCGTATGCCGTGGAGGTCGACAACCAGATCATCAGCCTGTACGACCCCGTCGTGCACCACAAGGTGGAGCTGGAAGACCCGGACATCGATCCCCGGTGGGTGCTCTGCCGGCGCCCCTGCATTGTGGTCGGCGGCGAGCTGATCCCCTCCATGCTGGAGCTGCGCCTGGATGAAAGCTCCGGCATCTACGCCGCGCCGCTCCAGATGAAAGCCAACAACGGCATCTTCATCATCGACGACTTCGGGCGCCAGCTCATGAGCCCGCGCGACCTTCTGAACCGCTGGATCGTACCCCTCGACCGGCGCGTCGATTACCTCACGCTGCGCTATGGCGTGAAGTTCCAGATCCCCTTCGAGCTCATGGTGGTCTTCTCCACAAACCTCGATCCGTCGGATCTGGCCGATGAAGCCTTCCTCCGCCGCATCCAGAACAAGATCGAGATCGAGCCCGTGCAGCCGCAGGTCTTCGACATGATCTTCCAGCGTGTTGTCAGCACCCGCAACGTGCCCGCCGACTACGACAGCGCCGAGTATCTCCGCAAGCTGTGCCTCTCCGAAGGACGCACCCAGCTGCGCGCCTGCTACCCGCTCGACATCATCAACATCATTACGTCGATCTGCCAGTACGAGAACCGCCCCGTCCAGGTCACCAAGGCGGAGCTTGAGCGCGCCGTGCACCTGTATTTCGCCCGCAGTTGA
- a CDS encoding glucosamine--fructose-6-phosphate aminotransferase: MSKMIEEIRQQPVALEKTLRGGLRQSEALRKRFQQRPPRLVVLAARGTSDNAAQFGRYLIEITTGIPVSLAAPSVSTLYHAPLDLKDALLVGISQSGESTDTNMVLEEGRQHGAMTLGITNEAGSSMARLSDEVLLVRAGKELSVAATKTYTGQLMAFYLLARALGAPIGLGDLERLPSLAAAALKLEPEVTARAERYRFMQGAVVVGRGLNYANAFEWALKLMETCYVVAERFSQADILHGPIAMVSSALPAFLFTPPGVTWPVMRELIERLKQMQVDMLAITDRSNREVPAGAIVIPARAGLAGRKSADVLPEDVFTPIPYIIPAQIFAASLARVKGLNPDQPRGLSKVTRTL, encoded by the coding sequence ATGTCGAAAATGATCGAAGAGATCCGCCAGCAGCCTGTCGCGCTGGAAAAGACGCTCCGCGGGGGCTTGCGCCAATCCGAAGCCCTGAGGAAACGGTTCCAGCAGCGCCCGCCCAGACTGGTCGTGCTGGCGGCGCGGGGCACATCGGACAATGCGGCGCAGTTCGGGAGGTACCTGATCGAAATTACGACCGGCATCCCGGTTTCGCTGGCGGCGCCGTCCGTTTCCACCCTGTATCACGCGCCCCTGGATCTGAAGGATGCTCTGCTGGTGGGCATCTCGCAGTCTGGCGAATCAACTGACACGAATATGGTGCTGGAAGAAGGGCGCCAGCACGGCGCCATGACGCTGGGCATTACCAACGAGGCCGGCAGCAGCATGGCCCGCCTCTCCGACGAGGTTCTGCTCGTGCGCGCGGGCAAAGAACTCAGCGTGGCCGCCACCAAGACCTACACGGGCCAGCTGATGGCCTTTTACCTTTTGGCCAGAGCTCTTGGCGCGCCGATCGGGCTCGGCGATCTGGAGAGACTTCCCAGCCTGGCCGCCGCCGCTCTGAAGCTGGAGCCGGAAGTGACAGCCCGCGCGGAGCGGTACCGTTTCATGCAGGGCGCCGTCGTCGTGGGCCGCGGCCTGAACTACGCCAACGCTTTCGAGTGGGCGCTCAAGCTGATGGAGACCTGCTATGTCGTCGCCGAGCGTTTCTCCCAGGCCGACATTCTTCACGGCCCGATCGCCATGGTCAGCAGCGCGCTGCCCGCGTTCCTGTTCACGCCCCCGGGCGTGACATGGCCGGTCATGCGCGAGCTGATCGAGCGGCTGAAACAGATGCAGGTCGACATGCTCGCCATCACCGACAGGTCCAACCGCGAGGTCCCTGCCGGCGCCATCGTCATCCCCGCCCGCGCCGGCCTCGCCGGACGCAAGTCCGCGGACGTGCTGCCCGAGGATGTGTTCACGCCCATCCCGTACATCATCCCCGCCCAGATCTTCGCGGCCTCCCTGGCGCGCGTGAAAGGGCTGAATCCGGACCAGCCCCGGGGCCTGTCCAAAGTGACCCGGACGCTGTGA
- a CDS encoding solute:Na+ symporter, SSS family protein — MALHFVDYLVLVLYFGFVLGIGWFLRKSVRTSSEFLTSAHSLPLWITSLAFLAANMGALEMIGMCGSGAKYGMLTSHFYWVGAIPAMLFVGVFMMPFYYGSKARSVPEYLKLRFDEKTRGFNAITFAVMTIFSSGISMYALGILLQAIFGWSFTFSVLMSAGIVIAYTYLGGLSSAIYNEVLQFFLIVAGFAPLAILSVHKAGGWDGITARLSPQMTQTWRHLSSPADNPMGVEVFGLIMGLGFVLSFGYWCTNYLVVQRAMAARTMTDARNTPIVGAFPKMLIPFVVIVPGVAAAALAQMGTGYSLPLKNGGPDYDKVLFSLMEQFYPSGMLGVGLTALVASFMSGMAGNVTAFNTVWTYDIYQSYIRKNAPDSHYLWMGRMATIFGTGLSIGAAYLATQFNNMMDFLQLIFGFVNAPLFATFLLGMFWKRATGNGAFSGLVAGTAAAALTYSLTLAEGKGGWLGVVYEFPSSMAQNFWVAINAWTVCFLTTIVVSLFGRPRPDEELVGLVYGVTKHEAEPAVWYKRPAMIALLAAGLCLVLNLIYF; from the coding sequence ATGGCCCTCCACTTCGTCGACTACCTTGTTCTGGTGCTGTATTTCGGCTTCGTTCTCGGCATCGGCTGGTTCCTGCGCAAGAGCGTGCGGACGAGCAGCGAGTTCCTGACCAGCGCGCACTCGCTGCCGTTGTGGATCACGTCGCTGGCGTTTCTCGCCGCCAACATGGGGGCGCTGGAAATGATCGGCATGTGCGGCTCGGGCGCCAAGTACGGAATGCTCACGTCGCACTTCTACTGGGTGGGCGCGATCCCGGCCATGCTGTTCGTCGGCGTGTTCATGATGCCGTTCTATTACGGCAGCAAGGCGCGCAGCGTGCCGGAGTATCTGAAGCTGCGCTTCGACGAGAAGACGCGCGGGTTCAACGCCATCACGTTCGCCGTGATGACGATCTTCAGCTCGGGCATCTCCATGTATGCTCTGGGCATCCTGCTGCAGGCCATCTTCGGGTGGAGCTTCACTTTCTCGGTGCTGATGTCGGCCGGCATCGTGATCGCCTACACCTATCTGGGCGGGCTGTCGAGCGCGATTTACAACGAAGTGCTGCAGTTCTTCCTGATCGTGGCGGGGTTCGCGCCGCTGGCCATCCTCAGCGTGCACAAAGCGGGCGGCTGGGACGGCATCACCGCGCGGCTCAGCCCGCAGATGACGCAGACGTGGCGGCACCTGTCGAGCCCGGCGGACAACCCGATGGGCGTTGAAGTGTTCGGCCTGATCATGGGTCTCGGCTTCGTGCTCAGTTTCGGCTACTGGTGCACGAATTATCTGGTGGTGCAGCGCGCCATGGCGGCGCGCACGATGACCGACGCGCGCAACACGCCGATTGTCGGCGCGTTCCCGAAGATGCTCATTCCGTTCGTTGTCATTGTCCCGGGCGTGGCGGCGGCTGCGCTGGCGCAGATGGGAACGGGCTACTCTCTGCCGCTCAAGAACGGCGGGCCGGACTACGACAAGGTGCTGTTCAGCCTGATGGAACAGTTCTATCCAAGCGGGATGCTGGGCGTGGGGCTGACGGCGCTGGTGGCCAGCTTCATGAGCGGCATGGCTGGCAACGTCACGGCCTTCAACACCGTGTGGACCTACGACATCTACCAGAGCTACATCCGCAAGAATGCGCCTGATTCGCACTACCTGTGGATGGGGCGCATGGCGACGATCTTCGGCACGGGGCTGTCCATCGGCGCGGCCTATCTGGCGACGCAGTTCAACAACATGATGGATTTCCTGCAGCTGATCTTCGGCTTCGTCAACGCGCCGCTGTTCGCCACGTTCCTGCTTGGCATGTTCTGGAAGCGCGCCACCGGCAACGGGGCTTTTTCCGGACTGGTGGCCGGCACGGCGGCGGCGGCGCTCACTTACAGCCTGACGCTGGCCGAAGGCAAGGGAGGCTGGCTGGGCGTGGTCTACGAGTTCCCCTCCTCCATGGCGCAGAACTTCTGGGTAGCAATCAATGCCTGGACGGTGTGCTTCCTGACCACCATCGTCGTAAGCCTGTTCGGACGCCCCCGCCCGGACGAGGAGCTCGTCGGGCTGGTCTACGGGGTGACGAAGCACGAGGCCGAGCCGGCCGTCTGGTACAAGCGGCCGGCGATGATCGCCCTGCTGGCCGCCGGGCTCTGCCTTGTGCTGAACCTGATCTATTTCTAG
- the galK gene encoding galactokinase, producing MARTPRVKKWFAPGRVNLIGEHTDYNMGFVMPMALDMGCTVRTSPARRNVLHLISKQYPGEMIFPLDAIAGMRKTGAWADYVLGVAQQLVRMGIGLTPMKLEIDATVPTGSGLSSSAALEVSSALALLDGRELPGLEIARLCQRAEREFVGMPCGIMDQYASVFGEEHKAILLDCRSVTHQTVPIPDEAEIVVANTMVKHELGSSAYRQRVAECQEALSHFPGRESLRDVTLADLERASRQIPEIPLARARHVILENQRVLDFLEAARRSDLERMGRLMVESHRSLQHDYEVSCGELDFLVDAALTIDGVYGSRMTGGGFGGCTVSLVDHGAVQTFREKLSSAYQQKYGLVPAIYVCRPSAGARRIS from the coding sequence TTGGCTCGCACGCCGCGCGTAAAGAAATGGTTCGCGCCCGGACGCGTGAATCTGATCGGAGAGCACACCGATTACAACATGGGCTTCGTCATGCCCATGGCGCTCGACATGGGCTGCACGGTCCGCACGTCGCCCGCCCGCCGGAACGTGCTGCATCTCATATCGAAACAATATCCAGGGGAAATGATTTTTCCGCTCGACGCCATTGCCGGAATGCGCAAGACCGGCGCGTGGGCGGACTACGTCCTCGGCGTGGCGCAGCAGCTGGTCCGGATGGGGATCGGACTGACGCCGATGAAACTGGAAATCGACGCCACCGTGCCGACAGGCAGCGGACTGAGCTCCTCCGCCGCGCTGGAGGTCTCCTCCGCGCTCGCCCTGCTCGACGGACGCGAGCTTCCGGGGCTTGAAATCGCCCGGCTGTGCCAGCGCGCCGAGCGGGAGTTTGTCGGCATGCCGTGCGGCATCATGGATCAGTACGCCTCCGTCTTCGGCGAGGAGCACAAGGCGATCCTGCTGGATTGCCGCTCCGTGACGCACCAGACCGTGCCGATTCCTGACGAAGCGGAAATCGTCGTCGCCAACACGATGGTGAAGCACGAACTGGGCTCCTCGGCGTACCGCCAGCGGGTGGCGGAGTGCCAGGAGGCGCTGTCGCATTTTCCCGGGCGCGAGTCGCTGCGGGACGTGACGCTGGCGGATCTGGAGCGCGCCTCGCGGCAGATTCCGGAGATCCCGCTGGCCCGGGCGCGCCACGTCATCCTCGAAAACCAGCGCGTGCTGGATTTTCTGGAAGCCGCCCGCCGCAGCGATCTGGAGCGGATGGGGCGCCTGATGGTCGAGAGCCACCGCTCCCTGCAGCATGACTACGAGGTGAGCTGCGGGGAACTCGACTTCCTCGTCGACGCCGCGCTCACCATTGACGGCGTCTACGGGTCGCGCATGACTGGCGGCGGGTTCGGGGGCTGCACCGTGAGCCTGGTGGATCACGGAGCGGTTCAGACGTTCCGCGAGAAGCTCTCTTCCGCATACCAGCAGAAATACGGCCTCGTTCCGGCGATCTACGTATGCAGACCCTCGGCCGGGGCGCGGCGCATCAGCTAG